The following nucleotide sequence is from Candidatus Polarisedimenticolaceae bacterium.
GAGCGGCGGGAACCCGGATAGAAGTAGGTTCGCTCTACGAGCGCCAACGTGCCCTCGTCCAAGATGTCGTGGACGGTCTGTCCAACGCCCTTCCCGAACGTGCGCGAGCCGACGATCGTCCCGCGCTTGTGGACCTGCATCGCGGCGGCGAACGTCTCCGCCATCGATGCCGACTGGCCGTCGACGAGCACCGCGAGCGGCTGGCCGTGGTATTCGACCGTCGCGTCGACGTCGACCTCCTTGCCGGAGAGGTTGTCGCGGTAGCTCATGGTCGCTTGTCCGGGCCTGAGGAAGCAGTCGATCAGTGCGGGCGACGCTATTCCTCCTGGATTCGAGCGTAGATCGATCACGAGCCCGCGCATCGACGCGCGCTCGATCGCGCGGAGCGCACGCCGCAGCTCGACGATGCTCTCGACCGCGAAGCGGGAGATCCGCAGGTACGCGACGTCGCCCGCCGGCGTCCACGTGACGGTCGTGAACCTCCGGGGGATCGCTTCCGCCGCGAGCACGACGCGCTTTCCGCCGACCCCGGCGGTGACACTGTAGGAGAACGGCCGGAGGCTGAGCCAGTAGTGGGCGATCTCGGCGGACGACAGCTCGCCGATTGGACGTCCGTCGATGCCGACGATCTCGGATCCAGCGGCAAGTCCACCGCGGCCGAGCGCCTCGTCGTCCACCTCGCTCACGAAGTACCGCCCCTCACGCCGGATCGGCCGGAACCCGACGCAGAAACGTCGGCCCAGGTCTCGCGCGGCGTCGCTCGCGATCTCGTCCGCGTAGCGGTAGTGATCGTACCGATTGTGCAGCGAGCGCATGTAGCTCTCGATCCAGAGAAACCAGAGCGTATGGGTCAGGTTCGTCCGTGTGTCGCCGCGTGCGTCGAGGTCGTGCAAGGTCCGATCGATCATCGATTTAGCGAGCCGCGCGCCCCCGCCTTCGATCGGAAGCGATCGTTGCGGCCGCCCTCCGACGGACATCGACGCGGTCTTCCCGTCCTGTCCGACCGAGACCGTGACCGCGGAGAGCGCGGGGAGATCCGCCGCCCCGATGCAATCGGAGAGGATCCTGAGGACCTCCGGTGCATCGAACGGACGGTTCGTCGAGGCGGCCCCGGTCGCGAGCACCGCCTCGAAGATCTTGGGCTCCTGACCCTTGTAGGAAACGACATGAACGCGCCCCAGGTCGGGACAGCGTCCACCGTCCGCCCCCACCGCGGTGAGCGCGAGAGCCGCGAGGATCGAAGCTAGGGGTCGGC
It contains:
- a CDS encoding S41 family peptidase is translated as MSRWCRPLASILAALALTAVGADGGRCPDLGRVHVVSYKGQEPKIFEAVLATGAASTNRPFDAPEVLRILSDCIGAADLPALSAVTVSVGQDGKTASMSVGGRPQRSLPIEGGGARLAKSMIDRTLHDLDARGDTRTNLTHTLWFLWIESYMRSLHNRYDHYRYADEIASDAARDLGRRFCVGFRPIRREGRYFVSEVDDEALGRGGLAAGSEIVGIDGRPIGELSSAEIAHYWLSLRPFSYSVTAGVGGKRVVLAAEAIPRRFTTVTWTPAGDVAYLRISRFAVESIVELRRALRAIERASMRGLVIDLRSNPGGIASPALIDCFLRPGQATMSYRDNLSGKEVDVDATVEYHGQPLAVLVDGQSASMAETFAAAMQVHKRGTIVGSRTFGKGVGQTVHDILDEGTLALVERTYFYPGSRRSWDGVGLTPDVVVELGQDDAARVKALLQSDVPHLDDPSAIDPVLRKAIEILGGHP